The DNA region TGAGAGCGTCCACATACCAGAGCCGGGAAGCAGGATACCCCTCGGGGAGGAGGAGCTCATAATAACGCCCAGCCAGCACTCGGACCCAACGACCATCGGCTTCCGCATGAAGACCAGGTTCGGCGACATCTCGTACATACCCGACACGGCCTACTTCGATGAGCTGGTCAGATGGCACGACGGCGCGAGGCTCATCATAGCGGCGGTGACGAGGCCGAGGGACATGGGGATTCCTTACCACCTCAGCACCGATAACGCCGTGGAGATGCTCAAAAACATGGAGAAAAAGCCCGAGGCTTTGGTAATGACCCACATCGGCATGAAGATGCACCTCGCCAACCCCTACAAGGAAGCCGAGTACATCGAAAACATCACCGGGGTCAAGACCTACGTTGCAAAGGAGGGGCTGAGGGTAATGATAAACAAGAAGGACATAGCGGTAAAAACCCTCAGACCGGCGAGGTTGGTCTGAGCCTTTCAACCAGTTCTTTTACTATCCCGTAGGCGAGCTCAAAGAGCTCGTCCCTCCTTTTTTCGGTCGGCCCCTCGGCGACGACCCTCATCTTGGGCTCTGTCCCGCTCGGCCTGATGAGAACCCAGGAGCGGTCTTTAAGGTTGAAGCGGTAGCCGGAGATCGTAAGAACCTCCGCTATCTGATCACCAAGCTTTTCCCTGAGAACCTCGGCGGCTTTCCTCACGACTTCCTCCTTAAGCCCATCGGGGCATTTAACGTTCTCCTTGGCAAGGTAGTACGTCGGAATGTTCTCCTCAACTATACGGGAGAGGGGCTTCCCCTCTTCGTCCATCATCTTCAAAAGCAGGCCCATCGTGACGAAGCTGTCAATCCAGGGGCCGAACCCCGGATGGACGAGCTTCCAGGGCTCGGCCGCAAAAATTGCCTTATAGCGCTTTATCCCGTCGTGGGGCTGGCCGAGGGGGACGCGGACGACTTTTCCGCCGGCTTCCTCAACGACGTGGTCTATCCTTGAGCCCGTGT from Thermococcus zilligii AN1 includes:
- a CDS encoding MBL fold metallo-hydrolase, which translates into the protein MIEITFLGSGGGRFITITQFRSTGGFHIQASRNVHVDPGPGALLRSWRYKLDPRKLDAIFVSHRHVDHCNDLEVMVEAMTGGALKKRGALIASKSVVYGDETHTPAIGRYHLDVLESVHIPEPGSRIPLGEEELIITPSQHSDPTTIGFRMKTRFGDISYIPDTAYFDELVRWHDGARLIIAAVTRPRDMGIPYHLSTDNAVEMLKNMEKKPEALVMTHIGMKMHLANPYKEAEYIENITGVKTYVAKEGLRVMINKKDIAVKTLRPARLV